Genomic window (uncultured Hyphomonas sp.):
GACAAGGCCGGGAATCTCTATTTCACCGATCATGGCAAGGTGTTCCCGCGCCACCGCGAATTCGGCGGGCTCTATTATCTCGCCAATGGCGCCAGCGCGGCGAAAGAGCTGGACTATCACTATTCCAGCCCCAATGGCGTCGGCCTCTCGCCGGACGAGCAGACCGTCTACATGGCCGACACGATGACCGGCCGCATGTGGGCCTTCGACCTGGAAAGCCCCGGCGTCATCAAACCCGCCTCGCCGCTGAATGGCGGCCGCGTCGTCGCCACCATGCCCGGCCTGCAATATTTCGACAGCCTCGGCATGACCGCGGCAGGGAATGTCTGTGTGGCAACCATCCTGAATGGCGGCATCACCACGATCACGCCGGACGGCCAGCACAGCCATATCGCCTTCCCGGACCTGCTGGTCACCAATATCGCCTTTGGCGGGGACGACATGCGCGACGCCTACGTCACGCTGTCGGGCACGGGAAACCTGATCAAGTGCCGATGGCCTGAACCGGGCCTGAAGCTCAACTTCAACGCCTGACCTGTCAGGCCGGGGGGACACGACAATGCGCTTTCTGAAACCTGCACTCGTCATTCTGGCGCTGCTACTGGTGGCCGGGGCCGTCGCCCGCACCGTGTTCAGTGTACAGATCGGAGAAATGGTCTTCAG
Coding sequences:
- a CDS encoding SMP-30/gluconolactonase/LRE family protein, with the protein product MEYETVASGLRFPEGPVVMADGSIIVVEIEKKCITRCWDGGKTEVIATPGGGPNGLAIGPDGALWVCNNGGFEYHEMDGMLIPGNCPEDYDGGRIERVDLSTGKVERVIEAVDGNPLRGPNDLVFDKAGNLYFTDHGKVFPRHREFGGLYYLANGASAAKELDYHYSSPNGVGLSPDEQTVYMADTMTGRMWAFDLESPGVIKPASPLNGGRVVATMPGLQYFDSLGMTAAGNVCVATILNGGITTITPDGQHSHIAFPDLLVTNIAFGGDDMRDAYVTLSGTGNLIKCRWPEPGLKLNFNA